One Methylorubrum extorquens genomic window, TCACCTACCTCAATTACGTGCTCCCCGGCGCGGGCGTGATGCCGATGCACTGCTCGGCCAATGCCAGCCTCGACGAGACCGGTGATTCGGCCCTGTTCTTCGGCCTGTCCGGCACCGGCAAGACCACGCTCTCGAACGATTCCTCGCGCCAACTGATCGGCGACGACGAGCACGGCTGGAGCCGGGACGGCATCTTCAACTTCGAGGGCGGCTGCTACGCCAAGACCATCCGCCTCTCGCGCAACGCCGAGCCGGAGATCTACGCCACCACCGAGCGCTTCGGCACGGTGATGGAGAACGTCGTCATCGATCCCGTGAGCCGCGTGCCGGATTTCGACGACGCGACGCTGACCGAGAACACCCGCTGCGCTTATCCGCTGGACTTCATCGCGAATGCCAGCGCCACAGGCCGGGCCGGGCATCCGAAGAACATCGTGATGCTGACCTGCGATGCCTTCGGCGTGATGCCGCCGATCGCCAAGCTGACGGGCGCGGAGGCGATGTACCACTTCCTCTCCGGCTACACCGCCAAGGTGGCGGGCACCGAGCGCGGCCTGACCGCGCCGGAGGCGACCTTCTCGACCTGCTTCGGCGCGCCGTTCATGCCCCGCCACCCGAGCGTCTACGGCAACCTGCTGCGCGAGCTGATGGCCGAGCACGGCGTCGATTGCTGGCTCGTCAACACCGGCTGGACCGGCGGCGGGGTCGGCACCGGGCGGCGCATGCCGATCCGCGTCACCCGCCGTCTGCTCTCGGCGGCGCTGGACGGCTCGCTGGCGCAGGTCGAGTTCCGCCGCGACCCGTATTTCGGCTTCTCGGTGCCCGTCGAGGTGCCCGGCGTCGAGACGCAGGTGCTCTCGCCGGTCGAG contains:
- a CDS encoding phosphoenolpyruvate carboxykinase, with product MKTIGEFNAAHGPEAIGLTDLAAVHWNLEAPRLYEEALQRGEAGLARGGALVATTGSHTGRSPKDKVVVRDASTENEIWWDNNGSITPDQFATLLDDFRAHARGKELFAQDLFGGADPAHRVRARVYTEFAWHSLFIRNLLIRPERDELAAYVPELTIIDLPSFQADPARHGCRSKTVIAIDFAQKIVLIGGSAYAGEMKKSVFTYLNYVLPGAGVMPMHCSANASLDETGDSALFFGLSGTGKTTLSNDSSRQLIGDDEHGWSRDGIFNFEGGCYAKTIRLSRNAEPEIYATTERFGTVMENVVIDPVSRVPDFDDATLTENTRCAYPLDFIANASATGRAGHPKNIVMLTCDAFGVMPPIAKLTGAEAMYHFLSGYTAKVAGTERGLTAPEATFSTCFGAPFMPRHPSVYGNLLRELMAEHGVDCWLVNTGWTGGGVGTGRRMPIRVTRRLLSAALDGSLAQVEFRRDPYFGFSVPVEVPGVETQVLSPVETWTNKAAFADTATRLVTMFRENFKRFESHVDADVRAAEPVAAQIAA